Proteins from a single region of Centropristis striata isolate RG_2023a ecotype Rhode Island chromosome 9, C.striata_1.0, whole genome shotgun sequence:
- the LOC131977289 gene encoding flavin-containing monooxygenase 5-like, with amino-acid sequence MVQKVAVIGAGISGLTSIKACLEEGLQPTCFESSHDIGGLWRFKEKPEPGRANIYQSVVINSSKEYMTFSDFPPPAELPNNMHHSELLLYMRLYAQAFKLLQHIHFETSVVSVRQTADFAATGQWEVETERREGQRETRVFDAVMVCTGHFTQPHLPLRDFPGIESFEGRYFHSWDYRSAEGLQGKRVVVIGIGNSGGDIAVDISRVAEKVYLSTRSGAWVVSRVGERGIPGDLVSTSRMAVMIQKLFPSWISRMIEKKLNEVFDHRIYGLKPKHGFFAKIPVVNDDLPARIISGRVQVKPNVKEFCGSSVVFDDGSTTDEVDVVVFATGYNYSFPFLPPALQAKCGYRLRLYKHVFPPALTQPTLAVVGFIHGLGAINPLAEMQARWATRVFKGLAPLPSEETMMKKIEEDTKTMHQKFACSERNPLQVDYLAYLDSVAEEVGVRPNLLWLLLKDPRLALQVFLGPCTPYQFRLTGPGQWAGARQAILTQWERVLQPFRTRVVPEPETRPSSRRSIVVIFSGAALLCCFFYNKHCLSSVFSPPLFRSPQ; translated from the exons ATGGTTCAGAAGGTGGCGGTGATCGGTGCAGGGATTTCTGGTCTGACCAGCATCAAGGCCTGTTTGGAAGAAGGTCTGCAGCCCACCTGCTTTGAGAGCAGCCATGACATTGGGGGCCTTTGGAGGTTTAAG GAGAAGCCGGAACCTGGGCGTGCCAACATCTATCAGTCGGTGGTCATCAACAGCTCCAAAGAATATATGACTTTTAGTGACTTCCCTCCTCCAGCTGAGCTCCCCAACAACATGCACCACTCTGAGTTGCTGCTGTATATGCGCCTCTACGCTCAAGCCTTCAAACTGCTGCAACACATACACTTCGAG aCGTCCGTGGTCAGTGTGAGGCAGACGGCGGACTTTGCAGCGACAGGCCAGTGGGaggtggagacagagaggagagagggtcAGAGGGAGACTCGTGTTTTTGATGCAGTGATGGTTTGTACCGGACACTTCACCCAGCCTCACCTGCCACTCAGAGACTTCCCAG GTATTGAGAGCTTTGAAGGCAGATATTTCCACAGCTGGGATTATCGCAGCGCTGAGGGTCTGCAGGGGAAAAGAGTGGTGGTGATCGGGATCGGGAATTCTGGAGGAGACATTGCTGTGGATATCAGTAGAGTTGCTGAGAAG GTGTATCTCAGCACCAGGAGCGGAGCGTGGGTTGTCAGCCGTGTAGGAGAGCGGGGTATCCCGGGTGACCTGGTTTCAACCTCTCGAATGGCTGTGATGATACAGAAACTCTTCCCCTCATGGATCAGCAGAATGATCGAGAAGAAGCTGAACGAAGTGTTTGACCACAGAATATATGGTCTGAAACCAAAACATGG TTTTTTTGCAAAGATCCCTGTTGTGAATGACGACCTGCCAGCTCGGATCATCTCAGGTCGTGTTCAGGTGAAACCAAATGTGAAGGAGTTCTGTGGGTCCAGCGTGGTCTTTGATGACGGGAGCACCACAGACGAG GTGGATGTTGTGGTGTTTGCCACAGGATACAACTACAGCTTCCCCTTCCTGCCTCCAGCTCTGCAGGCTAAATGTGGTTACAGGCTGCGTCTCTACAAGCACGTGTTCCCTCCTGCACTGACCCAGCCCACGCTGGCGGTGGTGGGCTTCATCCACGGCCTCGGAGCGATCAACCCTCTGGCCGAGATGCAGGCCCGCTGGGCTACAAGAGTGTTTAAAG GCTTAGCCCCTCTCCCCTCTGAAGAGACcatgatgaaaaaaattgagGAAGACACGAAAACCATGCATCAAAA ATTTGCCTGCTCAGAGCGTAACCCCCTCCAGGTGGACTACCTCGCTTACCTGGACTCTGTGGCAGAGGAGGTGGGAGTTCGACCAAACTTACTGTGGCTCTTGCTGAAGGATCCCAGACTGGCGCTGCAGGTTTTTCTGGGTCCCTGTACTCCTTATCAGTTCCGTCTGACTGGACCGGGCCAGTGGGCCGGAGCCCGTCAGGCCATCCTCACTCAGTGGGAGCGGGTGCTTCAGCCTTTCAGGACCAGAGTGGTACCAGAACCAGAGACCAGACCCTCTTCTAGAAGGAGCATCGTGGTGATTTTCTCAGGTGCTGCGCTGCTGTGCTGCTTCTTCTACAATAAACACTGCCTCTCCTCTGTCTTCTCTCCTCCATTATTCAGATCTCCCCAGTAA
- the LOC131977290 gene encoding flavin-containing monooxygenase 5-like, with translation MVQKVAVIGAGISGLTSIKACLEEGLQPTCFESSHDIGGLWRFKEKPEPERANIYQSVVINSSKEYMSLSDFPPPAELPNNMHHSEVLLYMRLYAQAFKLLQHIHFETSVVSVRQTADFAATGQWEVETERREGQRETRVFDAVMVCTGHFTQPHLPLRDFPGIESFEGRYFHSWDYRSAEGLQGKTVVVIGIGNSGGDIAVDISRVAEKVYVSTRSGAWVISRVGVRGIPADLVGASRMDVLIQRLFPLWSHRTLERKLDQAFDHRLYGLKPKESYFTKNPVVNDDLPARIISGRVQVKPNVKKFCGSSVVFDDGSIIGKVDVVVFATGYNYSFPFLPPALQAKCGYRLRLYKHVFPPALTQPTLAVVGFIHVRGAINPLAEMQARWATRVFKGLTNLPSEDTMIKEIEKDTATMHERFVLSDRNPVQVDYIPYLDSVAEEVGVRPNLLWLLLKDPRLALQVFLGPCTPYQYRLTGPGQWAGARQAILTQWERVLQPFRTRVVPEPETRPSSRRSIVVIFSGAALLCCFYNKHCLSSVFSPPLFRSPQ, from the exons ATGGTTCAGAAGGTGGCGGTGATCGGTGCAGGGATTTCTGGTCTGACCAGCATCAAGGCCTGTTTGGAAGAAGGTCTGCAGCCCACCTGCTTTGAGAGCAGCCATGACATTGGGGGCCTTTGGAGGTTTAAG GAGAAGCCAGAGCCTGAACGTGCCAACATCTATCAGTCGGTGGTCATCAACAGCTCCAAAGAATATATGTCACTCAGTGACTTCCCTCCTCCAGCTGAGCTCCCCAACAACATGCACCACTCTGAGGTGCTGCTGTATATGCGCCTCTACGCTCAGGCCTTCAAACTGCTGCAACACATACACTTCGAG acGTCCGTGGTCAGTGTGAGGCAGACGGCGGACTTTGCAGCGACAGGCCAGTGGGaggtggagacagagaggagagagggtcAGAGGGAGACTCGTGTTTTTGATGCAGTGATGGTTTGTACCGGACACTTCACCCAGCCTCACCTGCCACTCAGAGACTTCCCAG GTATTGAGAGCTTTGAAGGCAGATATTTCCACAGCTGGGATTATCGCAGCGCTGAGGGTCTGCAGGGGAAAACAGTGGTGGTGATCGGGATTGGGAATTCTGGAGGAGACATTGCTGTGGATATCAGTAGAGTTGCTGAGAAG GTGTATGTCAGTACCAGGAGTGGAGCGTGGGTTATAAGTCGTGTAGGAGTGCGGGGGATCCCAGCTGACCTTGTTGGGGCTTCTCGAATGGATGTTTTGATCCAGAGGCTCTTCCCCTTGTGGAGCCACAGGACTTTGGAGAGGAAGCTGGATCAAGCGTTTGATCACAGACTATATGGTCTGAAACCAAAAGAAAG TTATTTTACAAAGAACCCCGTTGTGAATGATGATCTGCCAGCTCGGATCATCTCAGGTCGTGTTCAGGTGAAACCAAATGTGAAGAAGTTCTGTGGGTCCAGTGTGGTCTTTGATGACGGTAGCATCATAGGTAAG GTGGATGTTGTGGTGTTTGCCACAGGATACAACTACAGCTTCCCCTTCCTGCCTCCAGCTCTGCAGGCTAAATGTGGTTACAGGCTGCGTCTCTACAAGCACGTGTTCCCTCCTGCACTGACCCAGCCCACGCTGGCGGTGGTGGGCTTCATCCATGTCCGTGGGGCGATCAACCCTCTGGCCGAGATGCAGGCCCGCTGGGCTACAAGAGTGTTTAAAG GCTTGACTAACCTCCCCTCAGAAGACACCATGATAAAGGAAATTGAGAAAGACACAGCAACCATGCATGAGAG ATTTGTCCTTTCAGACCGTAACCCTGTCCAGGTGGACTACATCCCTTACCTGGACTCTGTGGCAGAGGAGGTGGGAGTTCGACCAAACTTACTGTGGCTCTTGCTGAAGGATCCCAGACTGGCGCTGCAGGTTTTTCTGGGTCCCTGTACTCCTTATCAGTACCGCCTGACTGGACCGGGCCAGTGGGCCGGAGCCCGTCAGGCCATCCTCACTCAGTGGGAGCGGGTGCTTCAGCCTTTCAGGACCAGAGTGGTACCAGAACCAGAGACCAGACCCTCTTCTAGAAGGAGCATCGTGGTGATTTTCTCAGGTGCTGCGCTGCTGTGCTGCTTCTACAATAAACACTGCCTCTCCTCTGTCTTCTCTCCTCCATTATTCAGATCTCCCCAGTAA